One window of Flavobacterium dauae genomic DNA carries:
- a CDS encoding pirin family protein, protein MKTKNIESVINPSPAHFVGDGFRVHNFIPGKIAMQRMSPFIMLDYNSKYHFPPSEIPKGVGIHPHRGFETVTIAYKGRVEHNDSSGGGGIIGEGDVQWMTAASGVLHKEFHETQWSKKGGDFQMVQLWVNLPAKDKMSTPKYQAITNKEMKRVVLADNAGFIEVIAGNYNNEKGPANTFTPVFMMNAKLNKDGIANFSFPINFNTLLLVIEGAVEINENHYATTNQLVLFKNDGEDFTMKATENSVVLVLSGEPIEEPIVAHGPFVMNTQEEIIQAFNDFNSGKFGTLS, encoded by the coding sequence ATGAAAACAAAAAATATAGAATCAGTTATAAATCCGTCACCAGCACATTTTGTAGGAGATGGTTTTAGAGTACACAACTTTATTCCCGGAAAAATTGCTATGCAACGTATGAGTCCTTTTATTATGCTGGATTACAATTCTAAATATCATTTTCCGCCAAGTGAAATTCCAAAAGGTGTTGGGATACACCCACACCGTGGTTTTGAAACGGTTACAATTGCTTACAAAGGGCGTGTAGAACATAACGACAGTAGCGGTGGTGGCGGAATTATAGGAGAAGGCGATGTACAATGGATGACAGCAGCTTCGGGTGTATTACATAAAGAATTTCACGAAACGCAGTGGAGCAAAAAAGGTGGTGATTTCCAAATGGTTCAGCTTTGGGTTAATCTTCCGGCAAAAGACAAAATGAGTACACCAAAGTATCAAGCCATTACAAACAAGGAAATGAAACGAGTGGTTTTGGCTGATAATGCTGGTTTTATCGAAGTGATTGCGGGCAATTATAACAACGAAAAAGGCCCGGCAAATACGTTTACACCTGTGTTTATGATGAATGCCAAACTAAATAAAGACGGAATTGCTAATTTTTCGTTTCCCATAAATTTTAACACACTGTTATTAGTTATTGAAGGAGCTGTTGAGATTAACGAAAATCATTATGCAACCACAAATCAGTTGGTGTTATTTAAAAACGACGGAGAAGATTTTACGATGAAAGCTACCGAAAACAGCGTGGTTTTAGTATTAAGCGGCGAACCTATTGAAGAACCAATTGTGGCTCACGGACCGTTTGTTATGAATACTCAAGAAGAAATTATACAGGCGTTTAACGACTTTAATTCTGGTAAATTTGGAACACTAAGTTAA
- a CDS encoding thioredoxin family protein produces MKNYIIALFFIGLLFNSVQITAQTKGAVSEKKSLEKPYNPNEDAQAKINVLLKQAKKEKKNILIQAGGNWCGWCLLFNDFVKNTADVKKVVDANYLYYHLNFSKENKNEAVFKKYAPNADKLGYPFFIVLDQSGKVLKIQESGSLEQGKGYNKEKVLAFFNSYKPAKK; encoded by the coding sequence ATGAAAAACTATATAATTGCTTTATTTTTTATCGGCTTACTTTTTAATTCAGTTCAAATAACAGCTCAAACAAAAGGTGCGGTTTCCGAAAAAAAATCATTAGAAAAACCATACAATCCCAACGAAGATGCTCAAGCAAAAATAAACGTGTTATTAAAACAGGCTAAGAAAGAAAAGAAGAATATTCTTATTCAGGCAGGTGGTAACTGGTGTGGTTGGTGTTTGTTGTTTAACGATTTTGTAAAAAATACAGCAGATGTAAAAAAGGTAGTTGATGCAAATTATTTATACTATCATTTAAATTTTTCAAAAGAAAATAAAAACGAAGCTGTTTTTAAAAAATACGCACCTAACGCTGATAAATTAGGCTATCCGTTTTTTATTGTGTTAGATCAAAGTGGTAAAGTTCTTAAAATACAGGAAAGCGGGAGTTTGGAACAAGGAAAAGGTTATAACAAAGAAAAAGTTCTAGCATTTTTTAATAGTTACAAACCTGCAAAAAAATAA
- a CDS encoding LytR/AlgR family response regulator transcription factor, with translation MKVVIIEDEKPAARLLKRKVENLNCEVIAVLSSVTESIEWFLQNEHPDLVLVDIQLSDGLSFEIFEQVAIKSSIIFTTAYDEYALKAFKLNSIDYLLKPIDENELKAAVEKFLSLQNKTVFNQQSLNTIYSSNFKKRFVVKTGNIIKIIDVNDIECFYSAFKSSFLTTNKSRTFSLDDSLETIEKEVSTDCFFRVNRQFLINLKAIKEISVYSNSRLKISLNNYKDEEIIVSRERVQDFKQWISR, from the coding sequence ATGAAAGTTGTAATTATTGAAGACGAAAAACCGGCTGCACGTTTGCTAAAACGTAAAGTTGAAAACCTAAATTGCGAAGTTATTGCCGTGTTATCGTCGGTAACAGAAAGCATTGAATGGTTTTTACAGAACGAACATCCCGATTTGGTTTTGGTTGATATTCAATTATCTGATGGTTTATCGTTTGAAATTTTTGAACAGGTAGCAATTAAAAGTTCCATCATTTTCACAACTGCTTATGACGAATATGCTTTAAAGGCATTTAAGCTAAACAGTATTGACTATTTGCTGAAACCAATTGATGAAAACGAATTAAAAGCAGCTGTTGAAAAGTTTTTATCGTTGCAAAATAAAACTGTTTTTAACCAGCAGAGTTTAAACACTATTTACAGCAGCAATTTCAAAAAACGATTTGTAGTTAAAACCGGAAACATCATAAAAATTATCGATGTTAATGATATTGAATGTTTTTACAGTGCCTTTAAAAGCAGTTTTTTAACCACAAATAAAAGTAGAACTTTTAGTTTAGATGATAGTTTAGAAACCATTGAAAAAGAAGTTAGTACGGATTGTTTTTTTAGAGTGAACCGTCAGTTTCTAATCAATCTAAAAGCGATAAAAGAAATTAGTGTTTACAGTAATTCGCGTTTAAAAATCAGTTTGAATAATTACAAAGATGAAGAAATTATTGTAAGTCGTGAACGCGTTCAAGATTTTAAACAATGGATTAGCAGGTAA
- the lysA gene encoding diaminopimelate decarboxylase, which translates to MDTNLLLNIAQQYGCPVYVYDGNTIENQFQRLQDAFKQVKKLKINYAAKALTNISVLKLLKKKGSGLDTVSIQEVLLGLEAGFSPDDIMFTPNGVSLEEIEEAVKLGVHINIDNLSVLEQFGTKHPDIPVCVRINPHVMAGGNSNISVGHIDSKFGISVHQTPHILRIIENTKMKVNGIHMHTGSDILDIEVFLYASEILFATAKQFKNLDFIDFGSGFKVPYKEGDLETDIEELGEKLTVRFNEFCKEYGKNLTLVFEPGKFLVSQAGYFLAKVNVVKQTTSTVFAGVDSGFNHLIRPMFYNSYHHITNISNIDGKQRFYSVVGYICETDTFASNRKIAEIKEGDVLCFHNAGAYCFSMASNYNSRFKPAEVLVYNDKVHLIRKHETLKDLLHNQVMVDLD; encoded by the coding sequence ATGGATACAAATTTATTATTAAACATTGCACAGCAATATGGCTGTCCGGTGTATGTTTACGATGGTAATACAATTGAAAATCAATTTCAACGTTTACAGGATGCATTTAAACAGGTAAAAAAATTAAAAATCAATTATGCGGCTAAAGCATTAACCAACATTTCCGTTTTAAAGTTGTTGAAGAAGAAGGGCAGTGGGTTAGATACCGTATCTATACAAGAGGTTTTATTAGGATTAGAAGCAGGTTTTTCTCCAGATGATATTATGTTTACGCCAAACGGTGTTTCGTTAGAAGAAATTGAAGAAGCTGTAAAATTAGGTGTTCACATTAATATTGATAATCTTTCTGTTTTAGAACAATTTGGTACAAAACATCCCGATATTCCAGTTTGTGTGCGTATTAACCCGCACGTAATGGCAGGTGGAAACAGTAATATTTCTGTTGGTCATATCGACAGTAAATTCGGAATTTCCGTTCATCAAACACCGCATATTTTAAGAATTATAGAAAATACCAAAATGAAGGTAAACGGAATCCACATGCACACGGGTTCTGATATTTTAGATATTGAAGTATTTTTATACGCATCAGAAATTTTATTCGCAACTGCAAAACAATTTAAAAATCTTGATTTTATTGATTTTGGAAGTGGCTTTAAAGTTCCATACAAAGAAGGCGATTTAGAAACCGATATTGAAGAATTAGGCGAAAAGTTAACGGTTCGTTTTAATGAATTCTGTAAAGAATACGGTAAAAACTTAACATTGGTTTTTGAACCTGGTAAGTTTTTGGTTTCACAGGCAGGTTACTTTCTTGCTAAAGTAAATGTGGTAAAACAAACAACATCAACCGTATTTGCCGGCGTTGATTCTGGCTTTAACCATTTAATCCGTCCAATGTTTTATAACTCGTATCATCACATCACAAATATCTCAAATATCGATGGTAAACAGCGTTTTTACTCGGTTGTAGGATATATTTGCGAAACCGATACCTTTGCAAGTAACCGCAAAATTGCCGAAATAAAAGAAGGAGATGTTTTGTGTTTTCACAATGCCGGAGCATATTGTTTTTCAATGGCTTCA
- a CDS encoding 2TM domain-containing protein translates to MENYSQLELLKAKKRVKKVKEFYIHLIVYICVNSFFIIINLLNKKDGYWFIFPLLGWGIGLFSHAAGTFNFIPFLNKDWENRKIKQYMDEERNAFKNKQ, encoded by the coding sequence ATGGAAAATTATAGTCAGTTAGAGCTTTTAAAAGCTAAAAAAAGAGTCAAAAAAGTAAAAGAATTTTATATTCATTTAATCGTTTACATTTGCGTAAATTCGTTTTTTATTATTATAAATTTACTAAATAAGAAAGATGGATACTGGTTTATTTTTCCTTTGTTAGGCTGGGGGATAGGCTTGTTTTCACACGCTGCCGGAACATTTAATTTTATTCCGTTTTTGAATAAAGACTGGGAAAACCGAAAGATTAAGCAGTATATGGACGAAGAACGAAACGCTTTTAAAAACAAACAGTAA